The Methanobacterium alcaliphilum genomic sequence AGACATTTCACATGGAAATAAATCTTGTAAATTTTTAGCATTTAAAGAAATTTTCCGGCTGAAATCAAGAATTCCCGGGCCAGATAATCCAAAATGAGTCAATAAAACTGTCCCTCTAGATGAAATTTTCTTTTTAAAAGCATCATCTGAATTAAAATTAATATTTAACCCAACATTCTCTAATTTCAATCCAGACAAATCTTTTACCCACTGCTCCCTAATCTTAAACGGAACCAGCCCTGGTTTTATCGGAGTTATATGGTGTCCTAATTTTTTAGCAAATTTCAAACCTTCACCATTAGAACCCGTTAAAGGATATGTAACACCCCCTGTAGCTAAAATAAGTTTATTAGACTTTATTTTATTGGATGTATGGGTCGGATACGAAGAGTTGCAATCCTCAATTGTTATATTGAAAACATCCTTATTTTTTTCAATATCCATTACTCTTTTACTTAATACTACATCCACGCCAAAATCTTTCAGATACTTATCTAAAATCTCCAAAATTGTTTTTGAATCATCAGTAACCGGATAAATTTTTCCATTATTTTCTGTTTTGAAATTAAGACCTTTAAATTTAAAAAATTTCAGTAATTTTTCACGATCAAAATTAAAAAAAGATGGCTTTAAAAAAGCGCTATTTTTTCCAAATAAGTTGACCATGCTATTTATAGGAGAATCATGAGTTATATTGCAACGTCCTCCACCAGTTAATAACAATTTTTTACCTAGATTGTCATTTTTCTCAATTAGAACTACGTTAGATTTAGAAGGATGCCTCAAAGTTTGGGCCGATTTAATTGCAGCCATCATCCCTGCAGGGCCTCCACCAACAACAGCTACCTGATATTTCCTCATTTTTAAAAAACCTTCATTTGATAAAAAGTAGTAAAAACTTTAAAATTAAAACCCGGATAGTTGAATAAAATAAATAAAATAGGAATAGAAATTAAGGAGTCAACCTTCTTCTATCTCGTGGGAATAATACAGTTTCTCTAATGTTATTTAACCCGGTGATAGTCATGTTAAATCTTTCAGCACCCACTCCCCATCCTGCATGTGGGGGCATTCCATAATCAAATGCTGCTAAATAACGTTCAAATGATTCAGGATTTAAACCTTTACTTTTGATTTTTTCCACCAGAATATCATATCTGTGTTCTCTCATCGCCCCAGAGGAAATTTCCAGATCTTTGTACATTAAATCAAATGCATAACTCTTTTCAGGAGTCTCTTCATCAGCCATTACATAGAAAGGCTTAATTTCAGTAGGCCATCCTGTGATGAAATAATAACCCTCCATCATTTCACCTAATGCTTTTTCAGCTGCTCTTGATAGATCTTCACCATGTTCTAAAGGAACTCCCTGAGCATTAACCATATCGATTACATCATCATAGTCCAATCTTTTAAATGGGATTTCAGGAATTTCCAGATCTATATCTAATACTTCTAAATCCGCTGCACAGTGCTTTTTAACATCACTGATAGATTGAACAACCATTTTTTCGAGTACATCCATAACATCTTCATGGCTCATGAACGAAGATTCCATATCAATGGAAATGACTTCATTAAGATGTCTTAAAGTATCGTGTTCCTCTGCACGGAAAATCGGTGCAATTTCATATACTTTATCAAAACCTGCGGACATCATGGTCTGTTTGTATAATTGAGGGCTTTGACCCAGGAATGCTTCTCTTTCAAAATAAGTGATTGGAAAAAGTTCAGTTCCTCCTTCAGTAGCAGATGCCACTAATTTGGGAGTGTTTACTTCCAAATAACCATTTTCTTCAAGAAATACTCTTACAGAATGCAGCATTCTGCTTTTAATTTTGAATATGGAACTAACTGCAGGCTTTCTTAAATCTAAAAATCTGGAATCCAAACGAGTATCTATTTCTGCTCTTACTTTTTCAGTAGGATCAAGAGGAAGTGGCTGCTTAGATTCATTTAAAACAATTAAAGAAGTGGGTAAAACTTCCACACCATTAGGTGCTTTAGGTGATTCCTGGACATTTCCTCTAACTGCAATTATAGATTCTTTTTTAATTTTTCGCAAATCTTCGAAAAGTTCTTTTTCAATTTTTTTACTGGGAGCCGTGACCTGAACAATACCATCCCTATCACGTAGTAAAACAAATATTATTCCACCTAAATCCCTAATTTCATGAGTCCATCCCATAATAAGAACTTCTTCCCCATTTAAATCTGGATTAACTTCTTTTGAATAATGAGTTCTTCTTAAATCACCTAATGAACTTATCATTTTATCACCTCAAATTTTTAATATTAATGATCAATTTTAATCGAATAATCATTCGAATTATAATAAACAATAGGTCTTATATTATAATATTAATAATATTATTTATTTAATCTCTTTTTAAATGACTCTGAGTGAGCAAATAAACCTTCATATTCTGCTAAAGGAACAACCACATCTTTTAAATATTCTAATCCATCAACAGATAATTTTTGTACTGTTGGTTTCTTTAAAAAAGATTCAGTAGAAAGCCCAGAATACATTTTAGCACATCCTGCAGTTGGCAGAACATGGTTTGTACCGGAACCATAATCTCCAGCAGCGACAGGAGTCAACTCACCTAAAAATATGGAACCTGCATTTTTAATATATTTTAATGTATTTTCAGGATTTTTGGTCATTATAATCAAGTGTTCAGCAGCATATTGGTTTGCAAAATATATTGCTTCATTCTCAGATTTTGTTATAACAATTTTCCCATATTTTTCAAGAGATTCTTTTATGATATTGCTTCTTTCCATATATTTAATGTTTTCTTGGACAATACTTTGAACATCTCGGGCTAAAGACTCAGAAGTTGTTACTAAAAAACAGGAAGCATTGGGATCATGCTCTGCTTGGGCAAGAATATCAAAAGCAATGTAATCTGCATTAGCTGTTTCATCTGCTAATATTAAAACTTCAGATGGGCCTGCCGGAAAATCAATATCCACTTCTCCAAAAACCAATTTTTTAGCAGCAGTTACAAAAATATTACCCGGACCCACAATTTTGTTTACAGTTTTAATGCTATCGGTACCATATGCCATCGCTGCGATAGCTTGTGCACCACCCACTTTATAAACTTCATCTGCACCAGCTATATCTGCAGCAACCAAAATAGCATCGGCAATTTTAGCATCTTTTTGAGGGGGAGTACAGCATACAATTTTTTCAACCCCTGCAATTTTTGCAGGTATAGCTGTCATGAGAATAGTAGAAGGATAGACTGCTCTACCTCCGGGAATATAACAACCCACACTCTCTATAGGCCTTATAATTTGACCTGCATCAATTCCAGGAGCAATATTTTGGAACCATTCATTAGGGAGTTGTAATTTATGAAATTTTTCAATGTTGGAAGCTGCTTTTTTTAATGAATTAACTATCCCGGCTTCCAAGTTATTATAGCTTTTTTCAATTTCATCAGAAGTAACTTTGAAATTTTCGAGATTAACGCCATCGAATTTCGCCGTGTATTCTTTTAAAGCATTATCCCCATTTAATTTAACATCGTTAATAATGGACTGAACTGTAATTAAAACATCATCAACATCAGTTTGAGATCTTTTGATCAGTTCAACAATTTCCTGGTCTTTATATTCTACGATTTCCATCATATCACAGTAATAATTATTATTCAATGCATTAATTATATCATAGCATATATAATTAGATTTTTTATTATTAAATCAAACACTAATCAATACTGTTTCAATTAATTTTATACACTAATAAATTAATTAAATAAAATTAGTAAAACAATACGATTTATTATTTTCAATAAGGAAATTTAAATGTGTAATTACTAGTATATTAACTTTAAAATAACCCATCTGCAAGTAATTATTAAGTAGTGCCTCTATAAAATAGCATGTGTTAATTGTTCAAATAACTTATCATTAAATTTAATAGAGTTCTTAATGTAATTAAATAATTGAAGAGTATAAATAAATATTAAATGTTAAAATTTAAATTATAATAAAGTGTAGCTAACTTTATTTTAGTGAAGTATTAACTGACATCATTATTATGAATTCAGAGATATTTAGTAAAGAAAAGCTTATCTTATCAAGTATCCATAATTGAATATAAGTCTAAGATATAAAATATAGCTGATGTGAAACTTAAACAGTTATTTTTATTTAGTGAATTCGTGCTTTTGCGTCAGATTTATATAAGATGCAATAATGACTATTAGTTAGGAGATTTGAGGTTGGTACCCATGTATAAGGATGAAATGATACAACTCCATCAATTTTTAGTATATGTTTTAAAATATTTAGAAAACGGCTACGAAATAAAAAGTGAATGCGAAGATTATATCTCACTTAATATTAGCCCTCACCACATCCATAGAACTAAAGCCGAGCATAAATATGCAATTTTTGTGCTTTCAAGTGCAATTTCTGAAATCATTGCCAAGGAAAATAATGGGACTTTACCAACTAATGTTGTGAATGGGTTATCAGAGCTGGCAAAAAGATCTAGAAAAGAATTAATAAAAGTTGATCTCCAACTAGAAGCCAAATAATAGATATTATCTGAAATTAATAAACATTTCATCCATATAAAAAAATAATTAAATTTTAAGTATATATCTTTATAATGAAATACCCAATATAACCTTATTTTTAATAAATTCACTATTTAATCTGATTTTTTTAAATCATCTTTATTTTTAAATATTCTTTTTGGCGATTAATAGTAAAACTTTAATAATTTTAAAAAGATAATTATTTTATTAATATGATTAATTAATCCTTAACAGATTAAATTAGTCAATCTTATTTTCATTAAGGTGTTTTCTATGAAAAGTATGAGAAAAATGGTTTGTTTAGTAGATGGGGAACATTACTTGCCAGTGACTAAATCCGCTATTGAAATGTTGGATAGTCTTGAACATATAGATGTTGTAGCCATGGTTTTTATTGGAGGAACAGAAAAACTCAGATCGGGTTCTGAAAAAGAATATGAAGAAATGATGGGTAGGCCTGTTCATTTTGGACCGCACACCGATGAAATCCCGTACCAATTAATTGTGGAAATGGTGAACCAATACCAAGCAGATGTGGTTATGGATTTAAGTGATGAACCCGTTCTTGATTATTCTAAAAGATTTAAAATAGCTTCTGAAGTTTTAAAGTTAGGAATTCCTTATGAAGGCCCTGATTTTGAATTCAAACCTTTGACAGAATATAATGTACTTAAAAAACCATCATTAAAAATTTTAGGTACTGGAAAAAGAATAGGTAAAACAGCTGTTTCTGCATATGCTGCGCGTTTAATTCATGAAAATAAATATAATCCCTGCGTAGTTGCTATGGGTCGAGGAGGACCTGAAGAACCAGAAATAGTTCGAGGAGATCAGTTAGAAATCACCCCTCAATTTTTGATGGAACAATCAGATAAAGGAGTCCACGCGGCATCAGATCACTGGGAAGATGCATTAATGAGCCGTACACTAACCATAGGTTGTAGAAGATGTGGAGGTGGGATGGTAGGAGATGTTTTTATCACCAACATGAAAAAAGGAGCTAAGCTTGCCAATGACGTTGACGCCGACTTTGTGATAATGGAAGGAAGCGGGGCAGCCATCCCCCCTATAAAAACAAACAAACACATAGTTCTTATAGGTGCAAATCAACCTATAATCAACATTAAAAACTTTTTTGGGCCTTATCGTATTAATTTAGCCGATTTAGTAATCCTCACCATGTGCGAAGAACCCATGTCCAGTGCTGAGAAAGTTGAAGAAATTGAAAAGTTTGTTAATGAAATTAATCCAGAAGCAAAAGTTATCCCCACAGTTTTCCGCCCTAAACCTTTAGAAAACATTAATGGAAAAAATGTCTTATTTGCTACTACCGCACCAGAATCAATTAAAGATGTTTTAGTAGATCACCTCGAAGATCAATATAAATGTAAAGTTGTTGGAACTACTCCCCACTTATCTAACCGACCTTTATTGCAGAAAGATATTGAAAAATACATGGATAAATCCGATGTAATGCTCACAGAGCTTAAAGCTGCTGCAGTAGATGTGGCAACAAAAGATGCATTAAAAGCAGGCATGGAAGTTGTTTACTGCGATAACATACCTCTGGTAATTGATGAGAAATACGGTAAACTATCTGAGGCTATAATTGATGTTGTGGAGAAATCTATTGCTGATTTTAATGCAAAATAATTAATCCCCTCTTTTATTTATTTTTTTTATAATTAACCAGATTTAAAAGAATTAATTTTAGCATGATGTTTTTGGTGATATTTTGGAATATGAAGAGCTAAAAAAATTATTGAAATTTAGTTTAAAAGAAAAAGAGGTCATAAAAAATCTTCAGATCCCTGATGATGCCTTTTTACCTTTAATTTTCTCAATTAGATTCGGCGGCGACTGGAGTTTAAGTAAAAATTCCCGCAAAACCATGGCTATTAAAGAAAAGATTACTCAATATAATGAAAATACTAAAGAGGGTTATACTTTAGAGAAAGTTTACTTATTTTTAAATCCACAGGTGATTAAAGAAGAAGGTGTTGTTTACCGCTTAGAAAAATGTAGTACCAAAAATGAAAGAGAGCTAGTGAAAAGACCATATGAAGTATTAGTAAAGGGGGACTTCATATTAGAAGCAACTCTTAATCCCCTCGACCTTAAAATTAGATTAAAAAAAATCAATAATCCCTTAAAATTTACAGGTCCCAGTGCTTACGGAGTATCCCATGAAATAGAGCACCTTGAAAAAATAAAATCCGAAGGAAAACCATTCTGGGAATTTGAATACGAAATAGTTCATTAATTACATATGTTATTTATTATTTTAATCCATTTCGTACTGTATTAATTTTAGATGATGTTGCATGGAATAATCTGTTAAAAACAGGGCCAATATCTTCATCCAATATCTTCAACCCTTCTTCAGTTATTCCGCCAGGAGTTGCTACTCTAGAAATTATTTCATCCGGATCCCAATCTTCATTGGCCATGAGTTTAGCTGTGCCATATAAAGTTTGGATAACCATATCACGGGCATCTTTTTTAGGAATTCCGCTTTTCTCCGCCCCTATGTCCGCGAATTTCATGGCCAAAAATGCCCAGAATGCAGGAGCACAGCTAGTGAGATCTGTTCCAATTCTTAAATCACTTTCTTGAACTGTCTTTACAATGCTTATGTTCTCAAATAATTCTTCTAAATATTTTTTTTCAGATTCTGAAACTTCTTGATTATGTAATAATAATGAAACTCCTTCAAATGCTGCAGAAGTTAAGCTGGGGATAATCTGAGTAACTTTACCATGGAATACAGTAGAAAATGTACTCATATCCATACCAGCAGAAATATGTATAATATGAACATCTTTAGATAGTGATTCTTTAATTTCTTCAATTACATTTATCACTTCACCAGTTGTTACAAATAAAAAAATTTTATCTATTTTTTCTGCTAACGATCTATTATTATCCGCTATTTCAATTTCAGGATACTCTCTTTTTAAATCGATTAATTTTTCCCGAGTACGGGTTGATATTATTATACGATCGGGACACAATGCATTGGATTTTAATAAGCCATTGATTATCATACTACCCATACTGCCATATCCAATAAAACCTATTTTCAATTTATTTCGTACCATTATACAGCACCCTACCTTTTTTTTCTCTTTTTAATTTATGACAGTAATTCAAAATTACATTGGTTTGCTATCTTCCATAAGTATTGAGGACTTATTTTTTTGTATCTTAAAGATTGTATTAAAATCAATAATCATTATTTCAATTTCAAAGTATTAAAAAATACTTGAGTTTTGGTAATCTTAACAATTAAAACCCATAATTATTTTATTATAATAATTCAAACAGGACTGATAAATATAATATATTTAAAAAAAAAGAAAGTATAATTGATTTATCCCAATATAACATGTAGAGCAAACGATATGATTTAAATATCGTTTAGGATAAGGTCAGATCAAACCGGTCAAGGTTCATGACCTTGTCCCATGCCTTTATAAAATCGTGCATGAACTTATTTTGAGAATCATCACAGGCATAAAATTCAGCTAATGCCCTGAGTTCAGAGTTTGAACCAAATATGAGATCAACTCTCGTACCAGTCCACTTGAATTCACCCGTTGCTCTGTCATACCCCTCAAACATATTATCATCTTCTGAAGACACCTTCCATTCCGTTTTCATATCAAGCAAATTCACAAAGAAATCATTAGTAAGGCTCTCAATCCTTTTAGTGAAGACACCATTTTGAGATCCTCCAAAGTTAACCCCTAGAACACGCAAACCTCCAATGAGAACTGTCATCTCTGGAACAGTCAATGTTAACAATTGAGCTTTATCCACTAGCAGCTCTTCAGGCTTAACTTCAATTTGAATCTTTTGATAGTTACGGAACCCATCAGCTACTGGTTCGAGTACTGCGAAAGATTTTACATCAGTTTGCTCTTCTAGAGCATCCATACGTCCCGGGATGAAAGGCACCTTTAAATCATATCCTGCATTTTTCGCAGCTTGCTCAACACCAGCACAACCAGCCAAAACGATCATATCCGCCATAGATACCTTCTTATCGCCTGATTGGGCATTATTAAATTCGTCATGGATCTCTTCAAGCATATCAAGTACTTTAGTTAGCTGTTCTGGCTGGTTTACTTCCCAATCTTTCTGCGGGGCCAGCCTTATGCGAGCACCATTGGCACCACCTCGGTTGTCTGAACCTCGGAAAGTGGATGCTGATGCCCAAGCAGTCGAAACCATCTCTGAAACTGAAACCCCCGAATTTAATATTCTGCTCTTAAGGACAGCAATGTCTTCTTCATCTATGAGTTGGTGATTAACCTCAGGAATAGGGTCCTGCCAGATAAGATCCTCTTCAGGTACCTCCGTACCGAGATATCGCGTTCGAGGACCCATATCACGATGGGTTAACTTAAACCAAGCCCGAGCAAATGCATCTTCAAGCTGGTCTGGGTTTTCATAAAAATGTCTTGAAATCTTTTCGTAGATAGGATCGAATCTTAAAGAAAGGTCCGTGGTTAACATACCTGGTGTGCGGCGTTTTGAGGAATCATGTGGGTCGGGTACAGTACCAGCTCCTGCATCATCTTTTGGTTTCCATTGGTATGCACCTGCAGGACTCTTAGTCAGTTCCCATTCAAATTCGAATAATATTCGCAGAAAGTTGTTGTCCCACTTCGTAGGAGTATTAGTCCATATCACTTCAGGGCCTCCGGTAATCGTATCGTTACCTTTTCCAGTACCTAAGCTGCACTTCCAACCCAAACCCTGCTGCTCAATTGGAGCAGTTTCTGGCTCAGGGCCAACCAATGCAGGATCACCAGCGCCGTGAGTTTTACCAAAAGCATGACCTCCCGCTATGAGAGCTACTGTCTCTTCATCGTTCATAGCCATACGAGCAAAACTCTCTCGAATATCCCTAGCAGCAGCAATGGGATCTGGCTTACCATTAGGCCCTTCCGGATTGACATAAATCAAACCCATCTCAAGAGCAGCAAGGGGATTTTCAAGTTCCCTATCCTCACTGTGACGCTCATCTGAAAGCCACTCTCTTTCAGAACCCCAATATATATCTTTTTCGGGTTCCCAAATATCTTCACGCCCTCCACCAAAACCAAAAGTCTGAAAACCCATGGATTCTAAGGCAACATTACCTGCGATAATCATCAGGTCAGCCCAGGAAATTTTTTGACCATACTTCTGTTTTATAGGCCAGAGCAATCGACGTGCCTTGTCGAGATTGGCATTGTCAGGCCAGCTATTTAAAGGTGCAAATCGTTGGCTGCCATGTCCTCCTCCCCCTCGGCCGTCACCAGTCCTATATGTTCCCGCACTGTGCCATGCCATGCGAATGAATAAAGGCCCATAATGACCAAAATCAGCAGGCCACCAATCCTGAGACTTCGTCATAAGTTCATTGAGGTCTTTTTTTAAAGCATCTAAATCCAGGCTCTTGAATTCTTCAGCATATTTGAAATTCTCGTCCACTGGATCAGATTTTGAGGAATGCTGACGCAGGATATCAAGATTTAATTGGTTTGGCCACCAATCTCTATTCGTCATGCTCCTGCTAGCATTTTTTTTACTTTTTTCATCCATGTTTTCACACTCTTTTTATTAATAACCCCTATATTCTATTTTTACATGTTATATCTGTTTTTTAGAGCATAATCAATACAAATAAAACCCCTAAAAGACACGATTTTGAATTTATTTTTAAAAATTCTATAACAAGATTATTTATATAAAAACTTTTATTAAAAATTAGTTATTAGTCATTCTAATGTTAATACCTTGTGACTCTATGATTTAATTATTCTGCTATGGAAACAATTGAATGTATTGCACTAATAGATACTGTGGCCCTTAAATTATTAATAGAATATTATATCCCTAATCCACTAAGCCTTAATAAACTTAAAACTAAAATTTAATTCTCAAATTGCAAAATATTTTTTAATATCCTTAAAAAATAAAAAATTCAAAAAAAATGAGTTTTAGTTTAATATTCATCAATTGGAATAAGACTATCTGATAAGACATCATCAGTTATCCACGCCTTCACAACTTCATTGAAAAAATCAGGTGCTGCCAGGTTCCATGTATGTACCATTTCTGGAGCTATATATCCTTTTGACTTACTTAGAACTTTTGTTAAATCCCAAACAGATTTTTTGATAATCTCATATTCTTTTGCACCGGCCAAAACAAGAACTGGATTATTTGATTTTTTTAAGCCATCTGGAATCTTGAAAAACATATTTTCATGGATTATTCTACTTAAAGAATCTTTTTTAATCACTTCAGTTGATTCTTTCAAATATTCAAAATACGTTTTTGGAATATTATAACTCCTGATATTGGCTTTTATTAAAAAATCAGTGTCTTTAATCGGCATGTAAATTTTAGTAATATGATTTATTAAATTCAAAATAAACTCATTTTGAGGAATTTGTCGAATTAATGTTCCACTGAGTACTACATGATCCACAAGTTCCGGGGATTTACTCAACATTTGTAGTGCAACCTGT encodes the following:
- a CDS encoding cyclic 2,3-diphosphoglycerate synthase — translated: MKSMRKMVCLVDGEHYLPVTKSAIEMLDSLEHIDVVAMVFIGGTEKLRSGSEKEYEEMMGRPVHFGPHTDEIPYQLIVEMVNQYQADVVMDLSDEPVLDYSKRFKIASEVLKLGIPYEGPDFEFKPLTEYNVLKKPSLKILGTGKRIGKTAVSAYAARLIHENKYNPCVVAMGRGGPEEPEIVRGDQLEITPQFLMEQSDKGVHAASDHWEDALMSRTLTIGCRRCGGGMVGDVFITNMKKGAKLANDVDADFVIMEGSGAAIPPIKTNKHIVLIGANQPIINIKNFFGPYRINLADLVILTMCEEPMSSAEKVEEIEKFVNEINPEAKVIPTVFRPKPLENINGKNVLFATTAPESIKDVLVDHLEDQYKCKVVGTTPHLSNRPLLQKDIEKYMDKSDVMLTELKAAAVDVATKDALKAGMEVVYCDNIPLVIDEKYGKLSEAIIDVVEKSIADFNAK
- the aspS gene encoding aspartate--tRNA(Asn) ligase; protein product: MISSLGDLRRTHYSKEVNPDLNGEEVLIMGWTHEIRDLGGIIFVLLRDRDGIVQVTAPSKKIEKELFEDLRKIKKESIIAVRGNVQESPKAPNGVEVLPTSLIVLNESKQPLPLDPTEKVRAEIDTRLDSRFLDLRKPAVSSIFKIKSRMLHSVRVFLEENGYLEVNTPKLVASATEGGTELFPITYFEREAFLGQSPQLYKQTMMSAGFDKVYEIAPIFRAEEHDTLRHLNEVISIDMESSFMSHEDVMDVLEKMVVQSISDVKKHCAADLEVLDIDLEIPEIPFKRLDYDDVIDMVNAQGVPLEHGEDLSRAAEKALGEMMEGYYFITGWPTEIKPFYVMADEETPEKSYAFDLMYKDLEISSGAMREHRYDILVEKIKSKGLNPESFERYLAAFDYGMPPHAGWGVGAERFNMTITGLNNIRETVLFPRDRRRLTP
- a CDS encoding pyrroline-5-carboxylate reductase family protein → MVRNKLKIGFIGYGSMGSMIINGLLKSNALCPDRIIISTRTREKLIDLKREYPEIEIADNNRSLAEKIDKIFLFVTTGEVINVIEEIKESLSKDVHIIHISAGMDMSTFSTVFHGKVTQIIPSLTSAAFEGVSLLLHNQEVSESEKKYLEELFENISIVKTVQESDLRIGTDLTSCAPAFWAFLAMKFADIGAEKSGIPKKDARDMVIQTLYGTAKLMANEDWDPDEIISRVATPGGITEEGLKILDEDIGPVFNRLFHATSSKINTVRNGLK
- the katG gene encoding catalase/peroxidase HPI — translated: MDEKSKKNASRSMTNRDWWPNQLNLDILRQHSSKSDPVDENFKYAEEFKSLDLDALKKDLNELMTKSQDWWPADFGHYGPLFIRMAWHSAGTYRTGDGRGGGGHGSQRFAPLNSWPDNANLDKARRLLWPIKQKYGQKISWADLMIIAGNVALESMGFQTFGFGGGREDIWEPEKDIYWGSEREWLSDERHSEDRELENPLAALEMGLIYVNPEGPNGKPDPIAAARDIRESFARMAMNDEETVALIAGGHAFGKTHGAGDPALVGPEPETAPIEQQGLGWKCSLGTGKGNDTITGGPEVIWTNTPTKWDNNFLRILFEFEWELTKSPAGAYQWKPKDDAGAGTVPDPHDSSKRRTPGMLTTDLSLRFDPIYEKISRHFYENPDQLEDAFARAWFKLTHRDMGPRTRYLGTEVPEEDLIWQDPIPEVNHQLIDEEDIAVLKSRILNSGVSVSEMVSTAWASASTFRGSDNRGGANGARIRLAPQKDWEVNQPEQLTKVLDMLEEIHDEFNNAQSGDKKVSMADMIVLAGCAGVEQAAKNAGYDLKVPFIPGRMDALEEQTDVKSFAVLEPVADGFRNYQKIQIEVKPEELLVDKAQLLTLTVPEMTVLIGGLRVLGVNFGGSQNGVFTKRIESLTNDFFVNLLDMKTEWKVSSEDDNMFEGYDRATGEFKWTGTRVDLIFGSNSELRALAEFYACDDSQNKFMHDFIKAWDKVMNLDRFDLTLS
- a CDS encoding UPF0058 family protein, with the translated sequence MYKDEMIQLHQFLVYVLKYLENGYEIKSECEDYISLNISPHHIHRTKAEHKYAIFVLSSAISEIIAKENNGTLPTNVVNGLSELAKRSRKELIKVDLQLEAK
- the hisD gene encoding histidinol dehydrogenase, which translates into the protein MEIVEYKDQEIVELIKRSQTDVDDVLITVQSIINDVKLNGDNALKEYTAKFDGVNLENFKVTSDEIEKSYNNLEAGIVNSLKKAASNIEKFHKLQLPNEWFQNIAPGIDAGQIIRPIESVGCYIPGGRAVYPSTILMTAIPAKIAGVEKIVCCTPPQKDAKIADAILVAADIAGADEVYKVGGAQAIAAMAYGTDSIKTVNKIVGPGNIFVTAAKKLVFGEVDIDFPAGPSEVLILADETANADYIAFDILAQAEHDPNASCFLVTTSESLARDVQSIVQENIKYMERSNIIKESLEKYGKIVITKSENEAIYFANQYAAEHLIIMTKNPENTLKYIKNAGSIFLGELTPVAAGDYGSGTNHVLPTAGCAKMYSGLSTESFLKKPTVQKLSVDGLEYLKDVVVPLAEYEGLFAHSESFKKRLNK
- a CDS encoding alpha/beta fold hydrolase, which encodes MDLFIKETGDRNKQSIVFLHGGALAGWMWNEQLKYFKDYHCIVPDLQEHGKSKDVGQFTIDNAAAKVLNLIEKKSNNKKAHLVGISLGAQVALQMLSKSPELVDHVVLSGTLIRQIPQNEFILNLINHITKIYMPIKDTDFLIKANIRSYNIPKTYFEYLKESTEVIKKDSLSRIIHENMFFKIPDGLKKSNNPVLVLAGAKEYEIIKKSVWDLTKVLSKSKGYIAPEMVHTWNLAAPDFFNEVVKAWITDDVLSDSLIPIDEY
- a CDS encoding NAD(P)/FAD-dependent oxidoreductase, coding for MRKYQVAVVGGGPAGMMAAIKSAQTLRHPSKSNVVLIEKNDNLGKKLLLTGGGRCNITHDSPINSMVNLFGKNSAFLKPSFFNFDREKLLKFFKFKGLNFKTENNGKIYPVTDDSKTILEILDKYLKDFGVDVVLSKRVMDIEKNKDVFNITIEDCNSSYPTHTSNKIKSNKLILATGGVTYPLTGSNGEGLKFAKKLGHHITPIKPGLVPFKIREQWVKDLSGLKLENVGLNINFNSDDAFKKKISSRGTVLLTHFGLSGPGILDFSRKISLNAKNLQDLFPCEMSLDLMFDLTPEQLKEQLNHDFNQKGKTIIKNYLKILLPKNMVKPFLRVVDVDPQKKLNQISRKEKNRILFNLKNLKLNIISLLPIEKAMVTCGGVSYKEINSKTTESRIVSGLYFAGEIIEFCGPTGGYNLQMAFSTGYNAGSCAANSLNKEN
- a CDS encoding RimK/LysX family protein, coding for MEYEELKKLLKFSLKEKEVIKNLQIPDDAFLPLIFSIRFGGDWSLSKNSRKTMAIKEKITQYNENTKEGYTLEKVYLFLNPQVIKEEGVVYRLEKCSTKNERELVKRPYEVLVKGDFILEATLNPLDLKIRLKKINNPLKFTGPSAYGVSHEIEHLEKIKSEGKPFWEFEYEIVH